A section of the Candidatus Moraniibacteriota bacterium genome encodes:
- a CDS encoding nucleotide sugar dehydrogenase, with amino-acid sequence MAKKETVAVIGLGYVGLPLALRASERGYDVIGFDTSKEKIALLRKGVSPIEDPFLKENIGHFKFRPTSDEKELKKADIFLICVPTPVDESYYPDLTPVISASELVARQAKKGALVVLESTVNPGVSEEIVRPIFEKQGKKVSKDVFIAHCPERINPGDAKWNVTNIPRVVGSFDAAGLAKALDFYQSIVDGEIRPMKSIREAEAVKIVENSFRDINIAFVNELAKSFDVLGIDTKDVIDGAATKPFAFLAHYPSCGVGGHCIPVDPYYLIERAKQSGFDHRFLKIAREINNSMPAYAVELLQDALNDEKLAVNGTTVGVLGVAYKANIDDLRESPALKIISALKRHKANVITHDPHVPAHSTEKTLAGFLKKSTAVILATDHREFREGITPELLKQHGVKVFIDGKNAFSKAEFARHGIRYHGIGRA; translated from the coding sequence ATGGCGAAGAAGGAAACAGTCGCAGTCATCGGTCTCGGCTATGTCGGACTCCCTTTGGCTCTGCGTGCGAGCGAGCGTGGCTATGATGTGATCGGCTTCGATACGAGTAAGGAAAAGATCGCGCTTCTCCGAAAAGGAGTCTCTCCGATCGAAGACCCCTTCCTGAAAGAAAACATCGGCCACTTCAAATTCCGCCCCACCTCGGACGAGAAAGAGCTCAAAAAGGCTGATATCTTCCTCATCTGCGTCCCCACTCCCGTCGATGAATCGTATTATCCCGACCTCACACCCGTTATCAGTGCCTCCGAGCTTGTCGCCCGCCAGGCCAAGAAAGGCGCGCTGGTTGTCCTGGAATCCACCGTCAACCCGGGTGTTTCCGAAGAAATCGTCCGACCCATCTTCGAAAAGCAGGGCAAAAAAGTCAGCAAGGACGTCTTCATCGCTCACTGTCCGGAGCGGATTAATCCTGGTGATGCGAAGTGGAATGTGACCAATATCCCGCGGGTCGTCGGCTCCTTTGATGCAGCCGGTCTCGCCAAGGCGCTCGACTTCTATCAATCCATCGTCGACGGAGAAATCCGACCGATGAAGTCCATCCGAGAAGCCGAGGCAGTGAAGATCGTCGAGAACTCCTTCCGCGATATCAATATTGCTTTCGTCAATGAGCTGGCCAAGTCCTTTGACGTCCTCGGTATCGATACGAAAGACGTCATTGATGGAGCGGCGACCAAGCCCTTCGCTTTCCTGGCGCATTACCCTTCCTGTGGAGTCGGTGGCCACTGCATCCCCGTCGACCCCTATTACCTGATCGAACGCGCCAAGCAGTCTGGCTTCGATCACCGCTTTCTGAAAATCGCTCGCGAGATCAACAACAGCATGCCCGCGTATGCCGTCGAGCTACTCCAAGACGCGCTGAACGATGAAAAGCTAGCAGTGAATGGCACGACGGTCGGCGTCCTCGGGGTCGCGTACAAAGCCAACATCGATGACCTCCGCGAATCCCCGGCGCTGAAAATCATTTCGGCACTGAAGCGCCACAAAGCGAATGTCATCACCCATGACCCGCATGTCCCGGCTCATTCAACGGAAAAGACGCTCGCTGGATTCCTGAAGAAATCAACCGCCGTGATCCTCGCAACTGACCACCGTGAGTTCCGTGAAGGCATCACGCCGGAACTCCTGAAACAGCACGGGGTGAAGGTGTTCATCGATGGGAAGAACGCCTTCAGCAAGGCCGAATTCGCCCGTCACGGGATCCGCTATCACGGCATCGGCCGCGCCTAA
- a CDS encoding bifunctional (p)ppGpp synthetase/guanosine-3',5'-bis(diphosphate) 3'-pyrophosphohydrolase produces the protein MFLTDPIFRAIERATALHHGQIRRVTGVPYIVHPYAVGFLLAHFTDDESVIIAALLHDVLEDVPGYTRTMLEAEFGSEVARLVSEVTEDNALYAEHPELPHGDRVGLKKADYLRRLADDSEGALLIAAADKICNARSFLAEYPKLGIHFWAKYHGTPERYLLFSRAVNAIIQEKLAHPLAEELDRVTKLAETLIRETEETV, from the coding sequence ATGTTTCTCACTGATCCAATCTTTCGGGCGATCGAGCGGGCCACCGCGCTTCATCATGGTCAGATACGCCGCGTGACGGGTGTGCCGTATATCGTCCATCCGTATGCGGTTGGTTTTCTCTTGGCGCATTTCACGGACGACGAGTCGGTCATCATCGCCGCACTCCTGCACGATGTGCTCGAAGACGTGCCGGGCTATACGCGGACGATGCTTGAAGCTGAGTTTGGCTCCGAAGTTGCACGACTCGTCTCTGAGGTGACCGAGGACAATGCACTCTATGCCGAGCATCCCGAACTTCCCCACGGTGATCGCGTCGGATTGAAGAAAGCTGATTATCTGCGACGACTTGCGGATGATTCCGAGGGCGCACTCTTGATCGCGGCGGCGGACAAGATTTGTAATGCACGCTCCTTCCTCGCTGAGTACCCGAAACTTGGTATACATTTTTGGGCCAAGTATCACGGGACGCCCGAACGCTATCTCCTCTTTTCACGCGCGGTGAACGCAATTATCCAGGAGAAGCTCGCGCATCCGTTGGCCGAAGAGCTCGATCGAGTGACAAAGCTAGCCGAGACCCTTATCCGGGAAACCGAAGAAACAGTATGA
- a CDS encoding glycosyltransferase family 4 protein, translating to MKIGINANYFQKPSTGIGVVTREFMRALADRPEGRSHEWIWYYEGEVPAGQWPGNWRFEKVSTWWTRDDIPHRYLWERFSLPRAVRRDQCDTVFSLYQSVTRLPQSVHHVMLVHDLIPKRFPAYLGNWRQRLYYHAIERSICSADRIVTPSKATKHDVEQYLSVPRKKVAVASLGIATAFQTPLAPADRDAVLKRYGLQPGYLYHGGGLELRKNTEVLLRAYAALMSMLDRESLPLLVVSGTVYAETNPLATPVHSLIAELGLGDRVRLLGQVPETDLPALYQGALVFIYPSRFEGFGLPVLEAFASGTPVITTAAGSLGELAEGTAEIVAVDDVDGLARAMQLVATDETVRAGLSARGRERAQEYAWSRFADATVAALLQ from the coding sequence ATGAAAATCGGCATCAATGCCAATTATTTCCAGAAGCCCTCAACGGGGATCGGTGTTGTCACGCGCGAATTCATGCGGGCGCTGGCGGATAGGCCCGAAGGACGCTCGCATGAGTGGATATGGTATTACGAGGGTGAGGTGCCGGCCGGGCAGTGGCCAGGCAATTGGCGTTTTGAAAAGGTATCGACCTGGTGGACGCGCGATGATATCCCACATCGGTACTTGTGGGAGCGCTTTTCATTGCCGCGCGCGGTTCGACGTGACCAGTGCGACACTGTTTTCAGTTTGTATCAGTCTGTGACGCGTTTGCCACAGTCGGTCCACCACGTGATGCTCGTGCATGACCTCATCCCGAAACGTTTTCCAGCGTATCTCGGCAATTGGCGGCAGCGACTTTATTACCATGCCATCGAACGATCCATCTGTTCAGCCGATCGAATTGTGACGCCTTCGAAGGCGACGAAACATGATGTGGAACAATATCTCTCCGTCCCACGCAAAAAGGTCGCCGTCGCATCACTCGGGATCGCGACCGCGTTCCAGACACCGCTCGCGCCAGCAGATCGGGATGCGGTACTCAAGCGATACGGGCTGCAGCCAGGGTATCTGTATCACGGCGGCGGACTCGAGCTCCGGAAGAATACGGAAGTCTTGTTGCGGGCGTATGCTGCTCTCATGTCGATGCTCGATCGTGAGTCACTCCCGCTGCTCGTCGTGAGCGGCACGGTCTATGCAGAGACGAATCCTCTGGCGACGCCGGTCCACTCGCTCATCGCCGAACTGGGTCTCGGCGACCGGGTCCGATTGTTGGGTCAAGTACCGGAGACTGATTTGCCCGCGCTGTACCAGGGGGCGCTAGTGTTTATTTATCCGTCGCGCTTCGAGGGCTTCGGATTGCCAGTGCTCGAAGCCTTTGCCTCGGGGACACCAGTTATCACCACCGCAGCTGGATCATTGGGCGAACTAGCCGAGGGTACGGCTGAGATCGTTGCTGTCGATGATGTCGACGGGTTGGCCAGAGCGATGCAGCTGGTCGCGACGGATGAGACAGTCCGGGCAGGTCTCTCAGCACGGGGCCGAGAGCGCGCCCAAGAGTATGCGTGGTCACGGTTTGCCGATGCGACTGTGGCGGCTTTGCTACAATAA
- a CDS encoding O-antigen ligase family protein, with product MDTLFRCFRMWSADPRTVFGIVGLLIGGLGVMLMLVGAFPLGVINLVFFTLLLFLIALYRPNWGFLGLVAVLPFETVNLLPASVSVALRPYQWIFLIVALALAVRVGSRRTPWSLFRLTSLDVLLALIPLGAGVSGLMAGGAGVHNAVILASFFALYLLGRVFLRTPGDIGVAATVLAASGLVSLSFGIAQNIAFEHGQNLAAVMPGRPNGTFAEPDWLGLFAVIILLLLLAQLTPASRDRSDTLVDQLPSIVLLALPLTLVIVTLILTVSRSAWLAACVAIISWASALLIAKGKAAISLVLQSARVLVIVFGLALLIVVDIPLTRFDLLNRAGSTATGLQEITVACPIPTTLPTEIASVDDLRSFGCRHIDLEERATLAALGQSIQTIYRPDPNVVIRSSIYQRSWEEIRSQPVFGIGWGNIGTVLGRDEHGAAYNASNLWFEVWLGAGIIGLLGLAGAIGLVAVRGVRLLARDVRPEPGRIHLPITLSLLAAFLVFNFFNAGLLIGFVWIGFACLPVLLSDTVAERV from the coding sequence ATGGATACCTTGTTTCGATGTTTTCGTATGTGGTCAGCCGATCCACGGACGGTTTTCGGTATAGTCGGATTGCTCATCGGCGGACTGGGGGTCATGCTCATGCTTGTCGGTGCCTTCCCGCTCGGCGTCATCAATCTTGTTTTTTTTACCTTGCTGCTTTTCCTCATTGCTCTGTATCGGCCGAACTGGGGATTTTTGGGACTGGTTGCGGTGCTCCCATTTGAGACTGTGAATCTGCTGCCCGCGTCTGTGAGTGTCGCGTTGCGGCCGTATCAGTGGATCTTTCTCATCGTTGCCCTCGCTCTAGCGGTACGAGTCGGATCGAGGCGGACGCCCTGGTCGCTCTTCCGTTTGACCTCACTCGATGTCCTGCTGGCGCTCATCCCGCTCGGAGCCGGGGTTTCCGGACTCATGGCGGGTGGAGCGGGGGTACACAATGCGGTGATCCTCGCTTCTTTCTTTGCGCTGTATCTCCTGGGTCGGGTATTTCTCCGGACGCCGGGGGACATCGGTGTCGCCGCGACTGTACTGGCCGCTTCGGGGCTTGTCTCACTTAGTTTCGGCATCGCGCAAAACATCGCCTTCGAACACGGCCAAAACCTCGCCGCGGTCATGCCCGGTCGGCCAAATGGAACTTTTGCCGAACCAGATTGGCTGGGCTTATTTGCCGTGATTATCTTACTCCTGCTCCTCGCTCAGCTCACACCTGCTTCCAGAGACCGTTCGGATACGCTCGTCGATCAACTGCCGAGCATCGTTTTGCTTGCTTTGCCGCTCACCCTCGTGATCGTGACCCTTATCCTCACAGTAAGTCGGAGCGCTTGGCTCGCGGCCTGTGTCGCCATCATCAGCTGGGCGAGCGCTCTCCTCATAGCGAAGGGGAAAGCAGCCATCTCTCTCGTTCTTCAGAGCGCACGGGTGCTCGTCATCGTCTTTGGGCTGGCGCTCCTCATCGTGGTGGATATTCCGTTGACCCGCTTCGACCTCTTGAATCGGGCGGGGAGTACGGCGACGGGCCTTCAGGAAATCACGGTCGCGTGTCCTATTCCGACCACACTTCCGACTGAAATTGCCAGTGTAGACGACCTGCGTTCCTTCGGTTGCCGCCACATCGATCTCGAGGAACGAGCCACGCTCGCAGCTCTCGGACAATCCATCCAGACGATCTACCGGCCAGACCCAAATGTCGTCATCCGGAGCAGTATTTATCAGCGCTCGTGGGAGGAGATCCGCTCTCAGCCGGTGTTCGGCATCGGCTGGGGGAATATCGGCACGGTGCTCGGTCGCGACGAGCATGGTGCGGCTTACAATGCGAGCAATCTCTGGTTTGAAGTCTGGCTCGGGGCGGGGATCATCGGACTCTTGGGTCTGGCTGGGGCGATCGGACTGGTGGCGGTTCGGGGAGTGCGTCTGCTCGCTCGTGACGTGCGCCCAGAACCAGGACGCATACATCTTCCCATCACGCTGTCACTCCTCGCTGCGTTCCTCGTGTTTAATTTCTTCAATGCAGGGCTGCTTATTGGTTTTGTCTGGATCGGCTTCGCTTGTTTGCCAGTGTTGTTGAGTGACACAGTAGCCGAACGGGTATGA
- a CDS encoding glycosyltransferase family 4 protein, producing the protein MNGRLLAVGIDIRLIGKQRTGDEVVFFQLVRELVRRQDSDIRYELFTDEQSADRLAALRSRLEALGRGDIEIISLSARNRFVWNGWVLPWRLFRHPIDVFHTQYILPLVLPRRLKVVTHIHDVSFRAHPEWIGAVDRLFLSLLIPRTLARSDRLIAPSVFTRDEICARFGFPPERVVVIANAAADEWYQSIPVAAIEAVLAKYGLARGRYFISSGTLQPRKNIPFLIAAFTRAVREHGLGHRLVLTGNPAGHNVDTQVRAVGDDRIIYTGYVSDADLRALVAGAAAYVFPSLYEGFGIPIEEALAQGTAVLASDIPAFREIGRERIHYFDPRALAPLADSLYTFSIRNVSATERRDERSTFGTPLYSWTESAAALVRLYRSLADRPANL; encoded by the coding sequence ATGAACGGACGACTCCTCGCGGTCGGGATCGATATCCGGCTCATCGGCAAGCAACGGACAGGAGACGAGGTCGTTTTCTTCCAGTTAGTTCGCGAGCTCGTTCGACGCCAGGATTCCGATATTCGCTACGAGCTCTTCACCGATGAACAGAGCGCCGATCGTTTGGCCGCGCTTCGGTCCCGGCTCGAGGCGCTCGGTCGAGGGGATATCGAGATCATCTCGCTTTCGGCGAGGAATCGATTTGTGTGGAATGGTTGGGTGCTGCCGTGGCGACTCTTTCGACACCCGATCGATGTCTTCCATACGCAGTACATCCTCCCGCTCGTTCTACCGCGCCGATTGAAGGTCGTCACACATATCCACGACGTTTCTTTTCGGGCACATCCAGAGTGGATTGGAGCTGTCGATCGGCTGTTCCTGTCCCTCCTCATCCCGCGGACGCTCGCTCGTTCGGATCGATTGATCGCCCCGTCCGTCTTTACCCGTGATGAAATCTGTGCGCGCTTCGGTTTTCCACCCGAACGAGTCGTCGTCATCGCAAATGCTGCCGCCGATGAATGGTATCAGTCGATCCCGGTAGCAGCTATTGAAGCTGTCCTGGCGAAATACGGCCTGGCGCGCGGCCGATACTTCATCTCATCCGGGACGCTGCAGCCGAGGAAGAATATCCCATTTCTCATTGCGGCTTTCACCCGAGCCGTTCGCGAGCATGGACTTGGTCACAGGCTCGTCCTGACAGGTAACCCTGCTGGGCACAATGTCGATACCCAAGTTCGAGCGGTTGGTGACGACCGCATCATCTACACCGGCTATGTGTCGGATGCCGACTTGCGGGCCCTGGTTGCGGGGGCGGCCGCATATGTCTTCCCATCGCTCTATGAAGGCTTCGGTATCCCGATCGAAGAAGCCCTGGCGCAGGGGACAGCTGTGCTCGCCTCAGACATCCCAGCTTTCCGTGAGATAGGGCGTGAACGGATCCACTATTTCGACCCGCGAGCGCTTGCTCCACTCGCTGACAGTCTGTATACTTTCTCTATTCGGAATGTTTCGGCCACAGAGCGTAGAGACGAGCGCTCTACGTTTGGAACACCGCTCTATTCGTGGACCGAGAGTGCAGCCGCTCTGGTCCGGCTCTACCGATCACTGGCAGATCGGCCGGCTAATTTATAA
- a CDS encoding LCP family protein, translated as MTSQSANTVNSPNKKKRIIRIVLFFVVLGLIAGGVFAIKAGFVFNKISLGKDSIFRNLAKSLPGAKDELKGEADGRVNVLLLGMRGENVPGGGLLADTIMVLSLHPKDAEKEGGDTARASLVSIPRDLYVKVPGRDEQRKINAVYALGEERGKGGGIEDMRTIVGEVTGQTIPYAVVINFQGFIDLVNAIGGVTVTLNEPFSEGVQFREPHVCDANVYTVPTRPPQYEHKYYTRSEGTRYIAKSYLLCYNKDQECGGVFELPAGPNELDGNKALCYARARYQSSDFRRAERQQLVIQAIKDKALSAGTLTDFGKINALLDSLGDNLLINMEAWEAKRFFELYQANQDATLTQRVLEDSEEGLLYAPPATPESGYILLPRGDTYDRIRALFQSLP; from the coding sequence ATGACTTCCCAATCAGCGAACACAGTGAATTCGCCTAACAAGAAGAAACGGATTATTCGAATCGTTTTGTTTTTTGTAGTGCTCGGACTCATTGCGGGCGGCGTTTTTGCTATCAAAGCCGGTTTCGTCTTCAACAAGATTTCATTGGGCAAGGACAGTATCTTCAGGAATCTGGCGAAGTCGCTACCGGGAGCGAAAGACGAGCTCAAAGGCGAAGCGGATGGCCGGGTCAATGTGCTTCTCCTCGGGATGCGGGGCGAAAATGTCCCCGGCGGTGGCCTTTTGGCAGACACCATCATGGTACTCTCGCTCCACCCGAAGGATGCAGAGAAAGAAGGGGGCGATACGGCGCGGGCCTCGCTTGTTTCTATTCCCAGGGATCTGTATGTGAAGGTGCCCGGGCGTGATGAACAACGCAAGATCAATGCGGTCTATGCGCTGGGCGAAGAACGCGGCAAGGGCGGTGGGATCGAAGATATGCGGACGATCGTCGGTGAAGTAACGGGGCAGACTATTCCCTATGCGGTCGTGATCAATTTCCAGGGATTCATCGATCTCGTAAATGCCATCGGTGGCGTGACAGTGACTCTGAATGAGCCCTTCAGCGAGGGAGTGCAATTCCGTGAACCTCATGTGTGCGATGCCAATGTCTATACTGTCCCGACTCGCCCGCCCCAGTATGAGCACAAGTACTACACACGGAGCGAGGGCACTCGGTATATCGCGAAGTCGTATCTCCTCTGTTACAACAAGGATCAGGAGTGTGGGGGTGTCTTCGAATTGCCCGCGGGTCCAAACGAGCTCGATGGCAACAAGGCGCTCTGTTACGCTCGGGCCCGGTATCAGAGCAGTGATTTCCGGCGAGCCGAACGCCAACAACTTGTCATCCAAGCGATCAAGGACAAAGCGCTCTCGGCGGGAACTCTCACTGATTTCGGTAAGATCAATGCACTACTCGACAGTTTGGGTGACAATCTCCTCATCAACATGGAGGCATGGGAGGCGAAGCGGTTCTTCGAACTGTATCAGGCGAATCAAGACGCGACACTGACGCAGCGTGTTCTCGAGGATTCCGAAGAGGGGTTGCTCTATGCACCGCCCGCGACACCGGAATCTGGCTATATATTGCTCCCGCGTGGGGATACCTATGATCGCATCCGGGCTTTGTTTCAGAGCCTGCCTTGA
- a CDS encoding glycosyltransferase family 2 protein → MPIEVSIAVNSYRSPEILRLCLQAIRRELATTTFTSEVLVVDSATEEDTEMLLREEFPEVRFFPHAENVGFGRLINTSIRESVGQYLFFINADIILQSDTIGVLLAYARAHPDVGLIGPKQLNFNGSLQSTCLRFYRPMTILYRRTWLKHFSFGQRHLNWFTMSDFDHTYERDVDWIMGSALFVPRSAVEVVGPMDNRFFMYMEDVDWCRRFWERGYRVVYVPTASVYHYHAKGSAKGGFFRSLLANRLTWYHIESALRYFFKYRGKPLPEHL, encoded by the coding sequence ATGCCCATCGAGGTCTCGATCGCTGTGAATAGTTATCGGAGCCCCGAAATCCTCCGGCTCTGTCTTCAGGCTATCCGCCGTGAGCTCGCGACGACGACATTCACTTCAGAAGTACTCGTGGTCGACAGTGCGACTGAGGAAGATACGGAAATGCTGCTCCGGGAGGAATTTCCTGAGGTGCGTTTCTTTCCCCACGCGGAAAATGTCGGCTTCGGCCGTCTCATCAACACGTCTATCCGCGAATCGGTCGGGCAGTATCTGTTTTTTATCAATGCGGACATCATCCTCCAATCGGATACGATTGGCGTGCTGCTTGCCTATGCGCGGGCTCACCCAGACGTCGGCCTGATCGGGCCGAAGCAACTCAATTTCAATGGTTCGCTCCAGTCGACCTGCCTTCGTTTCTATCGGCCGATGACCATTCTCTATCGCCGCACGTGGTTGAAACATTTCTCGTTCGGTCAGCGACACCTCAACTGGTTTACGATGAGTGACTTCGACCATACGTATGAGCGTGACGTGGATTGGATCATGGGATCAGCACTCTTTGTTCCGCGCAGTGCTGTCGAGGTGGTCGGTCCGATGGACAATAGGTTCTTCATGTATATGGAGGATGTCGACTGGTGCCGACGTTTCTGGGAACGGGGGTATCGGGTTGTCTATGTACCCACGGCTTCTGTCTACCACTATCATGCCAAGGGCAGTGCCAAGGGCGGCTTTTTCCGCTCCCTTCTAGCCAATCGTCTTACCTGGTATCATATCGAGAGTGCCCTGCGTTATTTCTTCAAGTATCGCGGGAAACCGTTACCCGAGCATCTCTAG
- a CDS encoding S41 family peptidase: MTEPETLPMSESAARPNRARRFIAAGALIGLVLFAFYAGYQKGKYGSAMTETPISPNQAVFRNTTEGGDASIDFSLFWKVWNLLKEKYVDRDQLDAKKLFYGAIDGMLAATGDPHTTFFDPAENKEFKEGLDQSFDGIGAEMQIKDGILTVVAPLEDSPAQKAGILAGDKILKINGESTENLGLSEAVDKIRGPRGTEVQLTIFHPDEDGLREVTVQRDVITVKSVLLEIREGIAVIKVTQFGVETTDEFRHTVEEIRRQDVRGILLDVRNNPGGFLDAAVDLAGYFLPSGSVVVIEEDADKKRHELKTRGDNRFGSLPVVILMNQGSASASEILAAAIREHREDSALVGETSYGKGSVQELIPVSSTTSVKITVAHWLTPEGHQINGVGIKPDEEVKLTRDDFEAGRDPQFDRAWAVLMSKTSHQ; the protein is encoded by the coding sequence ATGACTGAACCCGAAACACTTCCGATGTCTGAATCAGCTGCGCGTCCGAATCGAGCGCGTCGCTTCATCGCAGCGGGGGCGCTGATTGGCCTTGTCCTCTTCGCATTCTATGCCGGATATCAGAAAGGCAAGTACGGGTCGGCCATGACGGAAACGCCGATATCTCCGAACCAGGCTGTTTTCCGGAATACTACTGAGGGTGGGGATGCGTCCATTGACTTTTCACTTTTTTGGAAAGTCTGGAATCTTTTGAAGGAGAAGTATGTGGATCGTGATCAACTTGATGCCAAGAAGCTTTTCTATGGCGCCATCGATGGTATGCTTGCGGCGACAGGGGATCCCCATACGACCTTTTTCGATCCGGCGGAAAATAAGGAATTCAAAGAGGGTCTCGACCAATCGTTTGATGGCATCGGGGCGGAGATGCAGATCAAGGATGGAATTTTGACAGTCGTCGCGCCACTCGAAGATTCGCCGGCCCAAAAAGCCGGGATCTTGGCGGGTGACAAGATCCTGAAGATCAATGGTGAGTCGACCGAGAATCTCGGACTGAGTGAGGCCGTCGACAAAATCCGTGGTCCACGCGGCACCGAAGTTCAGCTAACCATCTTCCATCCGGACGAGGACGGTCTCCGGGAAGTGACGGTCCAGCGCGATGTGATAACTGTGAAGAGTGTTCTCTTGGAAATCCGGGAAGGCATCGCTGTCATCAAGGTGACTCAGTTCGGTGTCGAAACAACGGATGAATTCAGGCATACAGTCGAAGAGATCCGTCGTCAGGACGTGCGCGGCATTCTCCTCGATGTCCGGAATAATCCTGGCGGATTCCTCGATGCGGCCGTCGATCTCGCCGGCTATTTCCTGCCCTCTGGGTCAGTCGTCGTCATCGAGGAAGACGCTGACAAAAAGCGCCATGAGCTGAAAACGCGGGGCGACAATCGCTTCGGATCCTTGCCGGTGGTGATCCTGATGAATCAGGGCAGCGCGAGCGCTTCAGAAATCCTGGCCGCAGCTATCCGGGAACACAGAGAAGACTCAGCGCTCGTCGGTGAGACATCCTATGGCAAGGGGTCGGTACAAGAACTCATCCCAGTCTCGAGCACGACGTCGGTAAAAATCACAGTGGCGCATTGGCTGACGCCAGAGGGTCATCAGATCAATGGGGTTGGGATTAAACCCGACGAAGAAGTGAAGCTCACGCGGGATGATTTCGAGGCTGGTCGTGATCCACAGTTCGATCGGGCTTGGGCGGTGCTCATGTCCAAGACATCTCATCAGTAA
- a CDS encoding co-chaperone GroES — protein MSKLQIQPLGENVLVRIGAKETKTASGLFLPESASGEREQQGTVAAVGSDKAIAVKKGDTVIFKRYGTSEELKVGDVDHLLLNYKDILAIVIS, from the coding sequence ATGTCAAAGCTGCAAATTCAGCCCCTTGGGGAAAACGTGCTCGTTCGGATTGGGGCAAAGGAAACAAAGACTGCTTCGGGTCTTTTTCTACCTGAGAGTGCTTCGGGCGAACGCGAACAGCAGGGGACGGTCGCTGCGGTCGGTTCCGATAAGGCGATCGCGGTCAAGAAAGGAGACACCGTCATATTCAAGCGGTATGGAACGAGCGAAGAGCTCAAAGTGGGCGATGTCGACCACCTGCTCCTGAATTACAAGGATATCCTGGCCATCGTCATTTCCTGA
- a CDS encoding methionyl-tRNA formyltransferase, translating to MSTPSNAPAATLEGFKPPQVSVVFMGTPEFACTALATLIEHSYNVVGVVTQPDRKVGRKQEFTPSPVKVLAVKHGLPILQPEKLDAEAVSTIQSWKPDVIVVAAYGRLLPKSLLTAPGFGCINIHASLLPRWRGASPVANALMAGDTETGITLIQLNEGMDTGDILAIERTPISLDERAPELLMRLAVLGATLLAKTLPLWITRTISPTPQPEEGATLCQLIEREDGRIFWNESAENIFNRYRGLYPWPGLFTHWNREAEGAVRIKLHTLTVQKTPLAISHPVGTVLEIGEQIGITTGAGVVFPLTLQLEGKDPVSITDFVKGYPDFIGTILI from the coding sequence ATGTCTACGCCCTCTAATGCACCCGCCGCGACGCTCGAAGGTTTCAAACCACCGCAAGTTTCCGTCGTCTTCATGGGTACGCCGGAATTCGCCTGTACTGCCCTCGCCACCCTCATCGAACACTCGTACAATGTCGTCGGTGTCGTCACGCAGCCCGATCGGAAAGTCGGCCGCAAACAAGAGTTCACTCCATCGCCAGTGAAGGTGCTCGCCGTGAAACACGGGCTGCCGATACTTCAGCCGGAAAAACTCGATGCGGAGGCTGTCAGCACCATCCAATCTTGGAAACCTGATGTCATTGTCGTTGCAGCGTACGGCAGACTACTCCCTAAAAGCCTGCTCACGGCGCCTGGTTTTGGCTGCATCAATATCCACGCATCGCTCTTGCCGCGTTGGCGAGGTGCCTCCCCCGTTGCCAATGCGCTCATGGCGGGCGACACCGAGACAGGAATCACCCTTATCCAGCTCAATGAAGGGATGGACACGGGCGATATCCTAGCTATCGAACGAACCCCCATCAGTCTAGACGAGCGCGCGCCCGAACTGCTCATGCGCCTCGCAGTCCTCGGCGCCACCCTGCTCGCCAAGACCTTGCCGCTCTGGATCACTCGAACGATTTCCCCCACCCCTCAGCCCGAAGAAGGGGCCACACTTTGTCAGCTCATCGAGCGCGAAGACGGGCGTATTTTCTGGAATGAGAGCGCCGAAAACATCTTCAATCGCTATCGTGGCCTGTACCCCTGGCCTGGCCTGTTCACTCACTGGAATCGCGAAGCTGAAGGAGCAGTTCGGATCAAGTTGCACACGCTGACAGTTCAGAAAACTCCGCTCGCGATCAGTCATCCGGTTGGGACAGTGCTCGAAATTGGTGAACAAATTGGTATCACCACTGGGGCGGGCGTCGTCTTTCCTCTGACGCTCCAACTCGAAGGCAAAGATCCGGTCAGCATCACTGATTTTGTCAAAGGCTATCCTGATTTCATCGGCACCATTCTCATATGA